One window of Anas platyrhynchos isolate ZD024472 breed Pekin duck chromosome 11, IASCAAS_PekinDuck_T2T, whole genome shotgun sequence genomic DNA carries:
- the SPG11 gene encoding spatacsin, translated as MAAGAVRELRVLLAPGSGQAWGSPRDAARLRLSRGQDALGALLAPGGIHLEALAPGGGGRARGCALQGAWADFLWENTEDCDLQTDKTKIVALSKNHELFVYEFTIEDGDCNLIFLHSCKEDMLKKHLEVKNISLSSILSLRILSFKDNRCLLLLNNFIVVHLTFPGEDSSLETCDCITLDLAPQVLERITDINFCRGILFFLDSSGWIYIFDCFDGANLANIDVALCQGGVQHENRSSAITSPLTAVKVSYDLSVAVIINSSYSAISVDLNKYFRQFPGHLICKRDSQSLPVKPPEGLDEDDLASSDYSMELMSSSFRVDRSWKAHLSSLRDAIRKRRPRSPSLVYDTNLPWYQYFTHLEDHDPLIYETPEKVLAVVPKAVWCVPSKPLQSSGTTLSDSGQHWKQICVEGPQEVVKLECKSVTGVKALFVILTNDERLTLALWDFESQDVTYYHFSKDTVYVDCNKDVPLCLLLTEHGLSLILFGLTQEEFLNRLMIYGSAGVVDSVCHLNGWGRCSIPIHALEAGLENRQLDTVDLFLKSKESLFNLSAPCSGPEQSTDSASQSFLKNLEELKPALNLLCSAIRENDMEPQSKHFSEQLLNLTLTFLSKQLEEIFVHTEEPDEYLQKAADILTDYIIELRTFMKNYPRPQINIADVGNDLDEDLPAIEESQTWEKLTPEEVIAEAILSNKMPEAQTFFRMHQHPAQSLQEFIQTGLNLVYDRLLKDNTREASELLRNMGFDVKQQLRKICFYTVDKHVRDLLVKVLQEENYFSEKEKKMIDFVHQVESFYSESFQENKEIQSLSSLKNWRKEQDFSGHTAALDLLNCEGHRVHNREVRVMFNWAQWWDEPIQEMILLPKKARQELSACNPEVLWMHLTAQHDWLSICSWIEESEPNQTLRGQANWPALTADIVDRNTLCSGYMRNDILNKLARNGIFVLSELEDFELLLQRLVYLGGVLQNPHPVPKYCAANGLDFHTHFVLHCLEHNLQYMLYTYLDYYSLTPSNCPILDKKELHEAHPWFEFLVQCRGVASNPRDPKMIFQASLANAQILIPSNQASVSSMLLEGRTLLALATTMYAPGGIDQVLQNEDMEKPLKKVDPQLLKMALSPYPKLKAALFPPCTSRGILPPDISLYHLVQTLVPFDPTKLFGWQSTNTLALSDTSSDFPHFSSPELVNKYAVMERLDFLYYLQHGRPAFAFGTFLVQQLVKSKSPKQLIQQAGNEAYILGLSFFNIPSVGAACVCFLELLGLNSLKLRVDIKVANMIFSYKTRNEESQRNEIRESLVEKLTKLAEGEKAATEEVLISLEEAFWDEIEHQGIKKTSSDSRRQWSLVMQFCKLHNTRLSTSYLKECAKSDDWLQFIIQTQLYSYKPDEVISILHGFTPILQDHLMLALEKLPFSCAATGSPANSAASMFKSKNVNSLFQILFRCQENSNPSRYLLTEGLREHAPILSVLAVCFQDANIIHCLCVWIITTVDNVTRSEATNHIQTSVENHIWDLHDLSIIWKVFLRNQKSKTLIKGFQLFLKDSPLLHILEMYELCMNCKKYNEAKTKLDKFQEQLTELKTSDEPAASELPVQWLESQALFLLELMMQQCRTEYELGKLLQLFAATDNLLDGPYVKKLCALIETLKDSSVSINRSILTSYNTETFQNECRSILEQLQEKGMFSLAREVAELAELPVDHVVTQEVLRDLHLLRDIGQWQLKQTRIKFWKKCNDNFMKNSISSKAASDFFLNQANTVFESSVHEKINSIMERHLLLNLAGHWLAKSDSVSLDKLEEIEKQIWICRITQQTLSADEGSGKSRLSFHGMVNMDLTFDNLAKEFSFSKLPALNTPNYLKPEGLEFRESEQTLTNDEKESLKFLIGCLLDEGSVHEASRVCRYFHFYDRDVSLVLHCRALASGETDLDKLHADIQTLLVAIEKMYDNSASQQTRIPSTSSLEDWTHIVAPSPDDQVVISLKALIDECVHGRNYCRQVLCLYELSKELNCSYSEMSAHDPEEVLRAILSSHQPDRCRKAQAFITTQGLQPEIVAELVAEEIMQELLASSEGKGQKQVLNPAAESQAFLQLAKLCQDHTLVGMKLLDKISSVPRGELSCITELLILAHNCFSLTCHMEGITRVLQAARLLTDEHLAPNDEYGLVVRLLTGIGRYNEMTYIFELLHEKHYFEVLMRKKLDPSGTLKTALLDYIKRCRPGDSEKHNMIALCFSMCREIGENHEAAAGIQLKLIESQPWEESLQDVANLKKLLMKALTLFIDAAESYSKDSCVRQSLRCSRLTKLITLQLHFLNTGQSTMLINLNRQNLMECIMSLPRFYQAAIVAEAYEFVPDWAEVLYQQVITKGDFNYLEEFKQQKLLKPSIFEEIAKKVKQHPPTDAALKNLKKLLAYCEDIYMHYRLAYDNKFYDVVNMLLKDAQTGCCLNDMLSN; from the exons atggCGGCGGGCgccgtgagggagctgcgggtgCTGCTGGCGCCCGGCTCGGGGCAGGCCTGGGGCTCCCCGCGGGACGCGGCCCGGCTGCGGCTGAGCAGGGGCCAGGACGCTCTGGGAGCCCTCCTGGCCCCCGGTGGTATCCACCTGGAGGCTCTGGCGCCgggagggggcggccgggcccggggctgcGCCCTGCAGGGAGCCTGGGCGGA CTTCCTGTGGGAGAATACAGAAGATTGTGATCTACAAACAGACAAGACAAAAATAGTGGCTCTTAGTAAAAATCACGAACTGTTCGTCTATGAATTCACTATAGAAGATGGAGATTGTAACCTGATTTTCCTGCACAGTTGTAAGGAAGATATGCTTAAAAAGCACCTCGAAGTCAAAAATATTA GTCTTTCTTCAATATTGTCTTTGAGGATACTGTCTTTTAAAGACAACAGATGCCTACTTCTGCTCAATAACTTCATTGTTGTGCATCTTACCTTTCCTGGAGAAGATTCATCATTAGAGACATGTGACTGCATTACCCTTGATTTGGCACCGCAAGTTTTGGAAAGAATAACAGATATAAACTTCTGCAGGGGAATTCTCTTCTTTTTAGACAGTTCTGGCTGGATTT ACATATTTGATTGTTTTGATGGTGCAAATCTAGCAAACATTGATGTAGCGCTCTGCCAGGGAGGTGTGCAGCATGAGAACAGGAGTTCAGCCATCACATCACCGCTCACTGCAGTCAAAGTGTCATATGATCTCAGTGTTGCTGTGATCATCAATTCTTCCTACAGCGCCATTTCTGTGGATCTAAACAAGTACTTCAG ACAGTTCCCTGGGCATTTGATCTGTAAAAGAGATTCTCAAAGTCTTCCAGTGAAGCCACCTGAAGGTCTTGATGAGGATGACCTTGCTAGTTCTGACTACAGTATGGAGCTTATGTCATCATCTTTCCGTGTGGACAG GTCCTGGAAGGCACACTTATCCTCACTACGCGATGCAATCAGGAAAAGAAGACCACGTTCTCCAAGTTTGGTGTATGACACGAATTTACCGTGGTATCAGTATTTTACCCACCTTGAAGATCATGATCCCTTAATCTATGAAACTCCTGAGAAGGTGCTGGCTGTTGTTCCAAAGGCTGTTTGGTGCGTCCCTTCCAAACCATTACAAAGCAGTGGTACAACTCTCAGTGATTCAGGGCAGCACTGGAAACAAATCTGTGTAGAAGGACCACAAGAAGTGGTGAAACTGGAGTGTAAATCTGTAACTGGAGTTAAAGCACTGTTTGTAATATTAACAAACGATGAAAGATTGACTCTTGCTCTCTGGGATTTCGAGTCACAAGATGTGACTTACTACCACTTCAGCAAAGATACTGTTTATGTGGATTGTAACAAAGATGTGCCATTATGTCTACTTCTGACAG AGCATGGTCTTTCCTTAATTCTGTTTGGTTTAACTCAAGAAGAGTTTTTGAATAGATTGATGATCTATGGCAGTGCTGGAGTCGTAGATTCTGTTTGTCATCTCAATGGATGGGGACGATGTTCGATTCCAATACATGCGCTAGAG GCTGGTTTGGAAAATCGTCAACTAGACACAGTagacttgtttttaaaaagcaaagaaagtcTTTTTAACCTTTCTGCACCCTGCTCTGGACCTGAACAATCTACTGATAGTGCGTCTCAGTCTTTTCTGAAAA ATTTGGAAGAGCTGAAGCCAGCTTTAAATTTACTTTGCTCAGCAATCAGAGAAAATGATATGGAGCCTCAGAGTAAACACTTTTCTGAGCAGCTGTTAAACCTCACGTTGACTTTCCTTAGCAAGCAACTTGAAGAAATTTTTGTCCACACAGAGG AACCTGATGAATACTTGCAGAAGGCTGCAGATATTTTAACTGATTACATTATTGAACTTAGGACATTTATGAAAAATTACCCTCGGCCACAAATAAATATCGCAGATGTAGGAAATGATCTTGATGAAGACCTACCGGCAATAGAAGAAAGCCAAACGTGGGAAAAACTGACACCAGAG gaAGTCATTGCTGAGGCCATCTTAAGCAACAAAATGCCAGAGGCCCAAACCTTCTTCCGAATGCATCAGCATCCTGCTCAAAGTCTTCAAGAATTTATTCAGACGGGTTTGAATCTGGTCTATGACCGGCTTCTGAAGGACAATACCAGAGAGGCCTCAGAACTTTTAAGAAATATG GGCTTTGATGTGAAGCAGCAATTGCGTAAGATATGTTTCTACACAGTTGATAAACATGTACGAGATTTGTTG GTGAAAgttttacaagaagaaaattatttttctgaaaaagagaagaaaatgatagACTTTGTGCATCAGGTTGAAAGCTTTTACTCGGAGTCCttccaagaaaataaagagattCAGTCTCTTTCCAG TTTGAAGAATTGGAGAAAGGAGCAAGACTTTTCTGGACATACAGCTGCTCTAGACTTGTTGAATTGTGAAGGACATCGGGTTCACAATAGGGAAGTCAGAGTGATGTTTAACTGGGCTCAGTGGTGGGATGAGCCCATTCAGGAAATGATTCTTCTACCTAAAAAAGCACGCCAAG AACTTTCCGCATGTAATCCTGAGGTACTTTGGATGCACTTGACAGCCCAGCATGACTGGCTTAGTATTTGTTCGTGGATTGAAGAATCTGAGCCCAACCAGACTTTGCGTGGACAGGCTAACTGGCCTGCTCTGACTGCAGACATTGTTGACCGAAATACGTTGTGTAGTGGCTATATGAGAAATGATATATTGAACAAGCTGGCTAG aaATGGCATTTTTGTCCTTTCTGAGTTGGAAGATTTTGAACTCCTGCTCCAAAGACTGGTTTACCTAGGGGGAGTACTGCAAAATCCTCACCCTGTTCCAAAATACTGTGCTGCAAATGGTTTGGACTTCCACACTCATTTTGTCCTTCACTGTTTAGAACATAATCTGCAGTACATGTTGTACACTTACCTAGATTACTACAG tttaaCCCCTTCTAATTGCCCTATTTTGGATAAAAAGGAATTGCATGAAGCACATCCCTGGTTTGAATTTCTTGTGCAGTGTCGAGGGGTTGCCAGTAATCCACGAG atCCAAAGATGATTTTTCAAGCTAGTCTTGCAAATGCTCAGATCTTGATTCCTAGTAATCAAGCCAGTGTGAGCAGCATGCTACTGGAAGGACGTACACTATTGGCACTTGCTACCACAATGTATGCACCCGGAGGTATTGATCAG GTTCTTCAGAATGAAGATATGGAAAAACCTCTAAAGAAAGTTGATCCACAGCTCTTAAAAATGGCATTGAGTCCTTACCCCAAGCTCAAAGCTGCTCTCTTTCCCCCGTGTACTTCTCGTGGAATTTTGCCACCTGACATTTCTCTTTACCATCTTGTTCAG ACATTAGtgccttttgatccaactaaaTTATTTGGCTGGCAGTCAACAAATACTCTTGCTCTATCAG ATACATCAAGTGactttcctcatttttcatcCCCTGAACTGGTGAACAAATATGCTGTAATGGAACGACTGGATTTTTTGTACTATTTGCAACATGGACGTCCAGCATTTGCTTTTGGTACATTTTTGGTCCAGCAGTTAGTAAAGAGCAAATCCCCCAAACAGCT gATTCAGCAAGCAGGAAATGAAGCCTATATTTTAGGCCTTTCTTTCTTCAACATACCTTCAGTAGGAGcagcttgtgtttgttttctggaacTGCTTGGTCTCAACAGCCTCAAACTGCGAGTCGACATTAAAGTTGCAAACATGATATTCAGTtacaaaaccagaaatgaaGAATCTCAGCGCAATGAAATAAGAGAATCTTTGG TTGAAAAGTTAACAAAGTTGGCTGAAGgtgaaaaagcagcaacagAGGAAGTTCTTATCTCCTTAGAAGAAGCCTTCTGGGATGAAATTGAACATCAAGGAATAAAGAA GACGTCTAGTGACTCTAGAAGGCAGTGGTCTTTGGTAATGCAGTTCTGCAAACTCCATAACACGAGGCTGAGTACATCTTACCTAAAGGAATGTGCTAAATCCGATGACTGGCTGCAGTTCATTATCCAAACCCAGCTGTACAGCTACAAGCCAGATGAG gtCATTTCTATTCTTCACGGATTCACTCCCATTTTACAAGATCATTTGATGTTGGCATTGGAGAAGTTACCGTTTTCATGTGCTGCTACAGGGAGTCCTGCAAACAGTGCTGCCAGTATGTTCAAGAGCAAAAATGTGAACAGTCTCTTTCAAATCCTTTTTCGATGTCAAGAGAACTCCAACCCTTCACGTTACCTTTTGACTGAAGGATTGAGAGAGCATGCTCCCATTCTGAGTGTTTTAGCAGTATGTTTCCAA GATGCCAACATTATTCATTGTCTTTGTGTCTGGATAATTACTACTGTGGATAATGTTACCAGATCTGAAGCAACAAACCATATTCAGACATCAGTAGAAAATCACATATGGGATCTCCATGACCTATCAATTATCTGGAAAGTGTTTTTAAGGAATCAAAAAAGTAAAACACTTATAAAGGGCTTCCAGCTATTTTTAAAG GATTCGCCTTTACTGCATATACTGGAGATGTATGAACTGTGTATGAACtgtaaaaaatataatgaagcTAAAACCAAACTGGACAAGTTTCAGGAACAGCTCACAGAA CTTAAAACATCAGATGAACCAGCAGCTTCAGAATTACCTGTGCAATGGTTGGAGTCACAAGCATTGTTTCTTCTTGAATTGATGATGCAGCAATGTAGAACAGAATATGAATTAGGAAAGCTCTTACAGCTGTTTGCTGCAACAGATAATCTACTCGATG GCCCTTATGTGAAGAAACTCTGTGCGCTCATTGAAACCCTGAAGGATTCCTCCGTATCAATTAATCGCTCCATCCTAACCAGTTACAATACAGAGACATTTCAGAATGAGTGCAGATCAATTTTGGAGCAGCTACAAGAAAAAGGAATGTTCTCACTGGCTCGGGAGGTAGCAGAATTAGCAGAGTTGCCTGTGGATCATGTAGTTACCCAAGAG GTTCTAAGAGATCTACATCTTTTAAGAGACATTGGACAGTGGCAACTAAAACAGACAAGAATTAAATTCTGGAAGAAGTGTAATGACAACTTCATGAAAAATTCAATCTCCAGCAAAGctgcatctgatttttttttgaatcaggCAAACACAGTGTTTGAATCTTCGGTTCATGAGAAGATAAACAGCATTATGGAGAGACATCTGTTGCTTAACTTAGCTGGCCATTGGCTAGCCAAGAGTGACTCAGTGTCATTGGACAAATTAGAAGAAATAGAGAAGCAGATCTGGATTTGTCGCATCACACAACAAACATTATCCGCAGATGAAGGGTCAGGCAAGTCAAGACTTTCCTTCCATGGCATGGTGAACATGGATCTTACCTTTGATAACTTAGCAAAGGAGTTCTCTTTTTCAAAGCTGCCTGCTCTGAACACACCAAACTACTTAAAACCAGAGGGTCTTGAATTCAGAGAGTCTGAACAGACTTTGACAAACGATGAGAAAGAATCACTCAAGTTTTTGATTGGATGCCTTCTTGATGAAGGAAGTGTACATGAAGCCAGCCGCGTGTGTCGATATTTCCATTTCTATGACAGAGATGTTTCACTGGTATTGCATTGCAGAGCTCTGGCCTCAGGGGAGACTGATCTAGACAAATTACACGCAGATATTCAGACTCTCCTTGTAGCAATAGAGAAGATGTATGACAACAGTGCATCACAGCAAACAAGAATCCCAAGCA CATCAAGCTTAGAAGACTGGACACACATTGTTGCTCCGTCTCCAGATGACCAGGTTGTTATCAGTCTGAAGGCTCTCATAGATGAATGTGTTCATGGGAGAAACTACTGCAGACAGGTTCTCTGCCTATATGAACTTTCTAAG GAATTGAACTGCTCCTACAGTGAAATGTCAGCCCATGACCCTGAAGAAGTGCTTCGAGCAATTCTATCATCCCACCAGCCGGACAGATGCAGGAAAGCTCAGGCATTCATCACCACACAGGGTCTCCAGCCTGAAATTGTGGCAGAGTTAGTGGCTGAAGAAATCATGCAGGAATTATTGGCATCTTCAGAAGGGAAAG GACAGAAACAAGTTTTGAACCCCGCAGCTGAGAGTCAGGCATTCCTACAGCTTGCTAAGCTCTGCCAGGATCACACACTGGTTGGCATGAAGTTACTGGATAAAATTTCCTCCGTACCACGTGGGGAACTATCATGCA TTACAGAATTGCTGATTTTGGCCCATAATTGCTTTAGTTTGACTTGCCACATGGAAGGAATCACTAGAGTCCTCCAAGCAGCACGGCTTCTCACAGATGAACATTTAGCACCTAACGATGAGTATGGACTTGTG GTTCGTCTTCTTACCGGAATTGGCAGATACAATGAAATGACCTACATCTTTGAACTGCTGCATGAGAAACATTACTTTGAAGTGCTCATGAGAAAGAAGTTAGACCCA AGTGGGACACTGAAGACAGCTCTGCTGGATTACATCAAGCGTTGCCGCCCGGGGGACAGTGAAAAGCACAACATGATAGCCCTTTGCTTCAGTATGTGTCGAGAAATTGGAGAGAATCacgaggctgctgctggcataCAGCTTAAACTCATTGAATCACAGCCATGGG aAGAGTCTCTTCAAGATGTTGCAAATTTAAAGAAACTGCTGATGAAAGCTCTGACTCTCTTTATTGATGCAGCAGAAAGTTACTCTAAG GACTCCTGCGTCCGACAGTCCTTGCGCTGCAGTCGGCTAACAAAGCTGATAACcctccagctgcattttctgAACACCGGTCAGAGCACTATGCTGATTAACCTGAACAGGCAGAACCTGATGGAATGCATCATGTCCTTGCCTAGGTTCTATCAA GCAGCTATTGTGGCTGAGGCTTACGAGTTTGTTCCAGATTGGGCTGAAGTTCTGTATCAACAAGTGATCACCAAGGGAGACTTCAATTACTTAGAAgaatttaaacagcaaaaactCCTGAAGCCTAGCATATTTGAGGAGATTGCTAAGAA gGTTAAACAACACCCACCTACTGatgctgctctgaaaaatctgaagaaattgCTTGCTTACTGTGAAGACATCTATATGCACTACAGACTGGCTTATGATAACAAGTTCTACGATGTGGTAAACATGCTCCTGAAAGATGCACAGACTGGATGTTGTCTTAACGACATGCTATCAAACTAG